Genomic DNA from Patescibacteria group bacterium:
TTCCTTTATTATTGAATCAATTACGCTTTTAATCGCCGTCCGGGAAATAAAAGCCAAGCACGGGGCGATGGGCATTAGAGAGATTTTAAACGCCGGCGATCCAGTTACTTTATCAGTGCTTTTAGAAGACTGCGTAGCGGTTTTGGGGGTAGCCGTGGCGTTTTTGAGCATTATTTTATCCAAAGCCACCGGCCAATATTATTATGACGGCATCGGCTCAATAATTATCGGGATATTGTTAGGCCTCGTGGCGATTACTCTAATAACCAAAAACCGGAATTTTTTAATCGGGCGGTCAATACCCGAAGAGCTTCGGGAGAAAATTGCCAAACTTCTAGAGGCCGACCCGGCCATCGAAAAAGTGCTTGATTTTAAATCAACGGTTTTGGACATCGGCGTTTACCGGATAAAGTGCGAAATCGAGTTTAACGGCAATGTTTTAATAAATGAAATTTACAAAAAAGGGGAGCTGAAGGAAGAGTATATAAAAGTAAAAGACGATTTTGAGGAGTTTAAGAAGTTCTCGGTTGAATTTGCCGACCGCGTTCCGCGGCTGGTTGGAAGAAAAATTGATGAAATCGAAAAGAAAATAAAAAGTAAGGCGCCGGAAGTTAAATACATCGATATTGAAATCAATTAACCAAAGATGCCGACGCTAACCAAAAATCAAGGAAGGCTGCTTTTCGCCGGTTTGATATTGGCGGCGGGCTTTTTCTTTCTTTTCCGCCTGGGCGCGAACGCGTTTTTAGATTATGATGAGGCGACTTACGCGCAGGTGGTTAAAGAGGCGATGGATAATAAGGAATACTGTTCGTTTAATCTCTGGGGGCAAAGATGGATCGACAAGCCGCCATTGTACTTTTGGCTGGCAATAGGAAGCGCAAAGGTTTTCGAGTTTAATGAATTGGCGCTTCGCCTGCCGTCGGCTTTGCTAGGAATCCTGGCAGTTATTATTACCTGGCTTTTAGCTTTCCGCCTGACTAAAAATTACTTTACCGCGTTTTTGGCCGGAGCGATTTTGGCGCTGTCCGGGGAATTCGCTTTTGCCGCCAGACAAGTAAGGCTTGACGTCCCGGTCGCCGCGGCCGTCCTCGCTTCAGTTTACTTTTTTATCCGGGGCTGGGAAAATTCAAAATGGTTTTTGGCGATGGGCGCGGCGCTCGCGGCCGGAGTTTTAACAAAAAGCGTTGTCGGGTTATTTGCCCTGCCGGCGATGTTTGCTTTCAGCCTGGCTTACAAAAAATGGGATTATTTAAAAAGCGGCTGGTTTTGGGGCGGGCCCGTTTTTATGTTTGGGCTCCTATTTCCCTGGCACTATATTGAAACAAAAAAATACGGCATTGAATTTTGGAACACTTACGTCGGGCATCATCTTTTTTCCCGGGTGGCGGCGCCGATCCAGGGCTCGGGCATTACCGTCTGGCATTATTTCAAGTATTTGTTTTTTCTGGTTGAACCCTGGATGGCGGTGATGGCCGCTCTCGTAATCTGGCAAATCGCCCGCCACGGGAAGAAGTGGAAAGAATATAATCCGCTGTCCTTGGCTTCGTTCTTGTCTTTTATATTTATTTTTTCCATCTTTGCCGTTTCCAAAACCCGGCTTTTTTATTATCTGGAGCCGATTTATCCCTTTATGGCCATTTTCATCGCCGCCTCGCTTTTCGACTTTTTAGAATGGATGAAGCCGGAGAAAAAGGCGGCGAGGAATTTTATTTTAATACTGCTATTTTTGGGGTTATGCAATACTATTTGGCAGGTGATTGAGCTTCGGGAAAATTTTTCCAGTGAATACGAAACCGCCAATCTGGAAAAAGAAGCCGGACTGAAGCTCGCCAGCGAAGCGCCGCTACCGGCTTTTTCTTACGGGTATTTATGGCTGGAGACCCTGAATTTTTACAGCCAGAGGAAAATCAATATGCATCCGGGCGAGAGCGTAGAAAGCGCCGGAATTTATCTCATCGCCAATCCCAAACTTTTCCAGCTTTACCGTCCGGCAAAAATTTTCAGGGAAAGGAACGAGCCGATTTTTGAAAAGGGCGATGTCGGGGTCTACCGGATCCGTCCCGGCGAAGCCACCCCGATTTTTAACCAATAAAAAATCCTCCCGCAAAGGAGGATTTTTTTATCGTTATGCTAAAAGTATTAGAAACGATTTCTTCCGCCGCCGAATCCGCCTCTATCGCCTCCGCCGAAACTCCGTCTCGGTCCGCGGGCTTTCATCCGGGTTTTATTGCACTCGTAGCAATAAAGTTTTCCGTAAGTGCCGTCTTCCCGCTGGGAAGGCTCGAAAGGCAATTCTTTAATCGGGGCACCGCACTCGGCGCAGGTGATATTCATAGAAGAAATATCATGCATCTGCCTTTGAGGGCGGTTGTCATCTTGATAAGCCATTGAAATTGTCACCTCGCTTTCTAGTATTCCCCCGCCAGTTGGCGGATAGGGATTGGTTATCTGGTGAACTTATTCCGACAGCTTATCTAACTGCTTTCTAAATACTCTGATATGCTCTATTTTACTCAAAAAATTAGAAAACTAATCTATAATATTCACCTTCGTTTGAGAGTATCATACTCTTTATCTTTAGTCAATTTTGTCCTATAATTACTATGCTTATATTAATTTTGCCTTATGAAATCATTAACTAGCCTTTTAATCAATACTATCGCGGTTTTCGCGGCCGCCTACATATTGCCCGGAGTGTCAGTCCAGGGGTTTTTAACCGCCCTGGTGGCGGCCGTTGTTCTTGCGATTCTAAACTTGTTTTTAAAGCCGGTTCTCATATTCTTCACTCTGCCGGCGACTCTTATCACCCTGGGGCTGTTTATTTTCGTTATTAACGCCTTTTTAGTGTTAATTGTCGCCTGGCTGGTTCCGGGCTTCGCGGTTAACGGATTTTTTTGGGCGCTTCTTTTCAGCCTGGTTTTCACTCTGGTTAAATTTGTTCTAGAAAAGATTTCAGAGCCGGCAGACAAAAATTCTTACTAATTATTTGCGGGTATCTTATATATATGTCAGAAGAAAATAACTCCAAATTAACAAAAAAATCCTGGCTCTGGGCGGTATTGGCGGTTGTTCTTATTTTAATCATCGCGGCAATCTTTTTTCGGTTTTTTAGCGGAAAAGATAGCTGGGTCTGCTCTGAAAACCAATGGGTGAGGCAGGGAAATCCGAGCTCGCCTGTGCCGGCTACTGGTTGCGGCATTGCCCAAGATACGGAATATCAAGGCACTATTTCCGCGATTTCCAATGACCAGTTGAAAATTAAGCTTGAGTCGGGCGAAGAAACGGATTTTAAAATTTCAGGTGAAATAGGAATAATTAATAGCGCCGGACAGCCGGTCAGTTTTAGCGATTTAAGAGAAGGATTTATGGTTTTGGTAAAAGGGCCGCTCGGCGCCGATAATATTATAACGGCAACAAACATAAGGATAATCCTTGACCCGAACATTATTGTAAGCTTGCCCCTTCCGGGCGACTCAATCGGAAATCCGGTTACTATCAAAGGCGAGGCCCGGGTTTTTGAAAACACCTTTAATTACCGCGTTAAGGATTCGGCCGGCAACATCCTGGCGGAAAAAACCGCGATGGCCAGCGCGCCGGATGCCGGGCAGTATGGAGATTTCGAAATAACCATAAGATATTCCGTACCCAAGACAGATAACGGCGTTATTGAGGTTTTTGACTATTCAGCCAAAGACGGTTCAGTCATAGACCTGGTTAGTATTCCGGTAGTTTTCAAAAAGGTGGAAACCGCGAAAATAAAAGTTTATTTCGGAAACAGTAAAAAAGATCCCAACGCCTCTGACTGCAATCAGGTATTCGCGGCCGAAAGGGAAATTCCTAAGACCGAAGCGATTGGCCGGGCGGCTATAGAAGAGCTATTGGCCGGTCCGACGGCGGCGGAAAAGGAGGAGGGGTAC
This window encodes:
- a CDS encoding cation diffusion facilitator family transporter, coding for MKKKKPAGTLPVFAALAGNSFVAIIKFFAAFATGSSVLFSEAIHSLADTGNQALLAIGLKRSKKLPDEDYIYGYGRERFFWSLISACGIFFLGAGVTTYHGINSLITKEGFHYQPLIILVLAVSFIIESITLLIAVREIKAKHGAMGIREILNAGDPVTLSVLLEDCVAVLGVAVAFLSIILSKATGQYYYDGIGSIIIGILLGLVAITLITKNRNFLIGRSIPEELREKIAKLLEADPAIEKVLDFKSTVLDIGVYRIKCEIEFNGNVLINEIYKKGELKEEYIKVKDDFEEFKKFSVEFADRVPRLVGRKIDEIEKKIKSKAPEVKYIDIEIN
- a CDS encoding glycosyltransferase family 39 protein, translated to MPTLTKNQGRLLFAGLILAAGFFFLFRLGANAFLDYDEATYAQVVKEAMDNKEYCSFNLWGQRWIDKPPLYFWLAIGSAKVFEFNELALRLPSALLGILAVIITWLLAFRLTKNYFTAFLAGAILALSGEFAFAARQVRLDVPVAAAVLASVYFFIRGWENSKWFLAMGAALAAGVLTKSVVGLFALPAMFAFSLAYKKWDYLKSGWFWGGPVFMFGLLFPWHYIETKKYGIEFWNTYVGHHLFSRVAAPIQGSGITVWHYFKYLFFLVEPWMAVMAALVIWQIARHGKKWKEYNPLSLASFLSFIFIFSIFAVSKTRLFYYLEPIYPFMAIFIAASLFDFLEWMKPEKKAARNFILILLFLGLCNTIWQVIELRENFSSEYETANLEKEAGLKLASEAPLPAFSYGYLWLETLNFYSQRKINMHPGESVESAGIYLIANPKLFQLYRPAKIFRERNEPIFEKGDVGVYRIRPGEATPIFNQ
- a CDS encoding phage holin family protein, producing the protein MKSLTSLLINTIAVFAAAYILPGVSVQGFLTALVAAVVLAILNLFLKPVLIFFTLPATLITLGLFIFVINAFLVLIVAWLVPGFAVNGFFWALLFSLVFTLVKFVLEKISEPADKNSY
- a CDS encoding Gmad2 immunoglobulin-like domain-containing protein; translation: MSEENNSKLTKKSWLWAVLAVVLILIIAAIFFRFFSGKDSWVCSENQWVRQGNPSSPVPATGCGIAQDTEYQGTISAISNDQLKIKLESGEETDFKISGEIGIINSAGQPVSFSDLREGFMVLVKGPLGADNIITATNIRIILDPNIIVSLPLPGDSIGNPVTIKGEARVFENTFNYRVKDSAGNILAEKTAMASAPDAGQYGDFEITIRYSVPKTDNGVIEVFDYSAKDGSVIDLVSIPVVFKKVETAKIKVYFGNSKKDPNASDCNQVFAAEREIPKTEAIGRAAIEELLAGPTAAEKEEGYFTSLNSGAILQKLTIENGEAKADFDDTLQAGVGGSCKVAAIRAQIAGTLKQFSTVKSVIISINGRTEDILQP